The following proteins are encoded in a genomic region of Shinella zoogloeoides:
- a CDS encoding dehydrogenase, which produces MAPTQENDDVRPLVRPPENPSEIDEALAWHDGDARAAIATLLADCAYLRSQLDLAGRVMGAGFTRGWRPNPERE; this is translated from the coding sequence GTGGCACCGACACAGGAGAACGACGACGTGCGCCCGCTCGTAAGACCACCTGAAAACCCAAGCGAGATCGATGAGGCGTTGGCCTGGCACGACGGGGACGCCCGCGCCGCTATTGCTACCCTTCTGGCGGATTGCGCCTACCTGCGCTCGCAGCTCGATCTTGCCGGCCGGGTGATGGGCGCCGGCTTCACCCGCGGCTGGCGCCCCAACCCCGAGCGAGAATGA
- a CDS encoding DUF6538 domain-containing protein has translation MKSAAFQKYVVRHPVSGIYRYYRKVPIEAASFESRRHIKQSLKTRDLKEALERAQAVHAACETYWRAMLSGAERNDAVKQYEAAVRAAQSLNFTYHPAAVVAEMDSLEFFQRVRAVTIARKKPLSTSALVIDAAFGVAPPPAPRLSEVWELYEKHNQAGLTGMSAGQLDLHKTSRERAIRYCSDVLGDVELSSITREDVLRVRDWWNQKILDEGLTAYTANRSFSDMKGMLGAIDDALRTRYREPWLDIRIKTTNATKGKKRRPFSPDFVQNRILAPGALDGMDEDAKLIVYTMVETGMRPNEICNLRPVDIKLDDPVPHLEVADRTDRRQKSEYSVRQVPLVGVALWAMKQRPNGFPKYQDNANTASATINKALRSRELCPTMSHTLYSLRHTFQDRIENAGASDRMQANLMGHEFGRPVYGDGPELKRRQDFLESIKFRWEEPKTPAPIA, from the coding sequence ATGAAATCCGCGGCCTTTCAAAAATACGTCGTCCGGCATCCAGTGAGCGGAATCTACCGCTACTATCGGAAGGTTCCGATCGAGGCCGCATCGTTCGAATCTCGGCGGCACATAAAACAGTCGCTGAAGACCCGGGACCTCAAGGAAGCTCTCGAACGGGCCCAGGCGGTCCATGCCGCCTGCGAAACTTACTGGAGAGCGATGTTGTCCGGCGCGGAGCGAAATGACGCCGTGAAGCAATACGAGGCGGCAGTGAGGGCTGCACAGTCCCTCAACTTCACCTATCATCCTGCCGCGGTCGTCGCCGAAATGGACTCCCTTGAATTCTTCCAGCGCGTCCGTGCGGTAACGATAGCGAGGAAAAAACCCTTGTCTACCAGCGCCCTCGTCATTGACGCGGCGTTCGGTGTTGCGCCGCCGCCAGCGCCTCGCCTCAGTGAGGTTTGGGAGCTCTACGAGAAGCATAACCAGGCGGGGCTGACCGGGATGTCGGCTGGGCAACTGGATCTCCACAAGACATCTCGCGAGCGAGCGATCCGGTACTGCTCCGATGTCCTCGGGGACGTCGAACTTAGTTCCATCACCCGGGAAGACGTCCTCCGCGTTCGCGACTGGTGGAATCAGAAGATCCTGGACGAAGGCCTGACAGCCTACACGGCCAATCGCTCCTTCAGCGACATGAAGGGTATGCTCGGCGCCATCGACGATGCCCTGAGGACGAGGTACCGAGAGCCGTGGCTCGACATCCGCATCAAGACGACCAACGCGACGAAGGGGAAGAAGCGCCGGCCGTTCTCTCCAGACTTCGTGCAGAATCGCATCCTCGCGCCGGGTGCGCTCGACGGCATGGATGAGGACGCGAAGCTGATCGTCTACACGATGGTCGAGACGGGCATGCGTCCGAACGAGATTTGCAATCTTCGCCCGGTCGACATCAAACTCGATGATCCCGTGCCCCACCTTGAGGTCGCTGACCGAACCGACCGTCGTCAAAAGTCCGAATACTCAGTTCGGCAAGTTCCCCTCGTCGGCGTCGCGCTGTGGGCGATGAAGCAGCGGCCGAACGGCTTTCCCAAATACCAGGACAACGCGAACACAGCCTCGGCTACGATCAACAAGGCGCTTCGATCTCGCGAACTATGCCCTACTATGAGCCACACGCTCTACTCCCTGCGGCACACCTTCCAAGACAGGATCGAGAACGCCGGCGCCTCGGATCGAATGCAGGCCAACCTCATGGGCCACGAGTTTGGCCGTCCGGTCTACGGCGACGGACCCGAGCTCAAGCGCCGACAGGACTTCCTCGAAAGCATCAAATTCCGTTGGGAGGAACCCAAGACGCCCGCTCCCATAGCGTGA